The Methylorubrum populi genome contains a region encoding:
- a CDS encoding APC family permease encodes MSTGLTSTTKPLPGYPAAVAASAEDGRLHRSIRWTGAFWVASGVPALVLFSVGGIAGNTGKLAFLIWTLSMIMGLIQSFSYAEIAGLFPNKSGGASVYGAAAWVRYAKLIAPLSVWCNWFAWTPVLSLGCSIAASYILNALAPVPAATSPAVVQWLAEHGASLQVADADKPAAAVAALTPAIRSWTLFQTTFGPVSLSLNAAFLIGAVLMLATFAVQHRGILGTASVQKYIGLLVVIPMFIVGVVPLVIHGVNWANFTPLVPLAAPSAPAPGAWTVAGWTLVLGGMFIAAWSTYGFETAICYTSEFRDPAKDTFKAIFYSGLLCLVLFTLVPFTFQSMLGVEGMLEPSVVDGSGVAAALAHMVGGGPIVENALVMLMILALVLCIMTAMAGSSRTLYQGSVDGWLPRYLSHVNEHGAPTRAMWTDLVFNLAILAIACADATSFFFILAVSNCGYIIFNFLNLNSAWIHRIDSPHVPRPYRAPKVVLVLGGVFAFVNVVFMGAGAKVWNPVALWAGLITAAMIIPVFCFRHYIQDKGKFPEAMFEDLHAGRDGAASQRRAGILPYLTLLGGVAVLLVSNWLFQL; translated from the coding sequence ATGAGCACCGGACTGACATCCACCACGAAACCGCTGCCGGGCTACCCGGCAGCGGTGGCGGCATCCGCCGAGGACGGCAGGCTGCACCGAAGCATCCGTTGGACGGGTGCGTTCTGGGTCGCCAGCGGCGTTCCCGCCCTCGTGCTGTTCTCGGTCGGCGGCATCGCCGGGAATACCGGCAAGCTCGCTTTCCTGATCTGGACGCTGTCCATGATCATGGGCCTCATCCAGTCGTTCTCCTACGCGGAGATCGCGGGCCTTTTCCCGAACAAGTCCGGAGGCGCCTCGGTCTACGGCGCGGCGGCCTGGGTCCGCTACGCGAAGCTGATCGCCCCGCTCTCGGTGTGGTGCAACTGGTTCGCCTGGACGCCGGTGCTGTCGCTCGGCTGCTCGATCGCCGCATCCTACATCCTCAACGCGCTGGCGCCGGTGCCGGCCGCGACCTCGCCCGCCGTCGTCCAGTGGCTGGCCGAGCACGGGGCGAGCCTGCAGGTGGCTGACGCCGACAAGCCGGCCGCCGCGGTCGCGGCCCTCACGCCGGCCATCCGCAGTTGGACCCTGTTCCAGACCACGTTCGGGCCGGTGTCCCTGTCGCTCAACGCCGCGTTCCTCATCGGCGCCGTGCTGATGCTGGCCACCTTCGCCGTGCAGCATCGCGGCATCCTCGGCACGGCCAGCGTGCAGAAGTACATCGGTCTGCTCGTCGTCATCCCGATGTTCATCGTCGGCGTCGTCCCGCTCGTCATCCACGGCGTGAACTGGGCGAACTTCACCCCGCTCGTCCCGCTGGCGGCGCCGAGCGCTCCGGCTCCCGGCGCGTGGACCGTCGCCGGATGGACGCTGGTGCTCGGCGGCATGTTCATCGCCGCGTGGTCGACCTACGGCTTCGAGACGGCGATCTGCTATACGAGCGAGTTCCGCGACCCTGCGAAGGACACGTTCAAGGCGATCTTCTACTCGGGCCTGCTCTGCCTCGTGCTGTTCACCCTGGTTCCGTTCACGTTCCAGAGCATGCTCGGCGTGGAAGGCATGCTGGAACCCTCGGTGGTGGACGGCTCCGGCGTCGCCGCGGCGCTCGCACACATGGTCGGCGGCGGGCCGATCGTCGAGAACGCCCTCGTGATGCTGATGATCCTCGCCCTGGTGCTGTGCATCATGACGGCCATGGCCGGTTCGTCGCGCACCCTCTACCAGGGCTCGGTCGACGGCTGGCTGCCGCGCTACCTGAGCCACGTCAACGAGCATGGCGCCCCGACCCGGGCGATGTGGACCGATCTCGTCTTCAACCTCGCGATCCTGGCCATCGCCTGCGCGGATGCGACGAGCTTCTTCTTCATCCTCGCCGTGTCGAATTGCGGCTACATCATCTTCAACTTCCTCAACCTGAACTCGGCCTGGATCCACCGGATCGACTCGCCCCACGTCCCGCGGCCCTACCGGGCGCCCAAGGTCGTGCTCGTGCTCGGCGGCGTGTTCGCCTTCGTCAACGTGGTCTTCATGGGCGCCGGCGCGAAGGTCTGGAATCCGGTCGCGCTCTGGGCCGGCCTGATCACCGCCGCGATGATCATCCCGGTCTTCTGCTTCCGCCACTACATCCAGGACAAGGGCAAGTTCCCCGAGGCGATGTTCGAGGACCTGCATGCCGGTCGCGATGGCGCGGCCTCGCAGCGGAGGGCCGGTATCCTGCCGTATCTCACGCTGCTGGGAGGCGTCGCGGTGCTGCTGGTCTCGAACTGGTTGTTCCAGCTCTGA
- a CDS encoding DUF3445 domain-containing protein gives MGIPFKTDETFRGDFSYRNSDAGVLRFPFPFGEDRYMYSVNIEPHVRGGPTPAFAHPFDVDEHYVAECRERALVLDDDPKRCLVLPHMMPAQWDTLEIIMESFATDYPEHFSLTRDGPNWRWINRPLGIDQSFVFGDASTLPCEPFEYVTRQAQGDFTLQDQRDDNLYVDGGMVTTQADWSLEFDVGMSFHEWHGPVPLAHEIGVFDRALQFLLRLQYGRPVRRLNWTMTVNPRLDTSPENYPDWGPDRTTVTPENVAQKVHLRVELQTLFRLPRSNAILFGIRCYLISLQDIERVVKWRNRLHRVLATLPPELSEYKGLTRYKNLIIARLAPMDDGAPLSLGIQPEQNSL, from the coding sequence ATGGGCATTCCGTTCAAGACCGACGAGACCTTCCGCGGCGACTTCTCGTACCGCAACAGCGACGCGGGCGTACTGCGCTTCCCGTTCCCGTTCGGCGAGGACAGATACATGTACTCGGTCAACATCGAGCCGCATGTCAGGGGCGGCCCGACGCCGGCCTTCGCGCATCCCTTCGACGTGGACGAGCACTACGTCGCCGAGTGCCGCGAACGCGCGCTCGTCCTCGACGACGACCCGAAGCGGTGCCTCGTGCTTCCGCACATGATGCCGGCCCAGTGGGACACGCTGGAGATCATCATGGAGAGCTTCGCCACGGATTACCCCGAGCATTTCTCCCTGACGCGCGACGGCCCGAACTGGCGCTGGATCAACCGTCCCCTCGGCATCGACCAGTCCTTCGTGTTCGGCGACGCCTCCACGCTGCCTTGCGAGCCGTTCGAGTACGTCACGCGGCAGGCGCAGGGCGACTTCACCCTGCAGGACCAGCGCGACGACAACCTCTACGTGGATGGCGGCATGGTCACCACGCAGGCGGACTGGTCGCTGGAATTCGATGTCGGCATGAGCTTCCACGAATGGCATGGCCCCGTGCCCCTGGCGCACGAGATCGGCGTGTTCGACCGCGCGCTCCAGTTCCTGCTGCGCCTCCAGTACGGCCGCCCGGTCCGGCGCTTGAACTGGACGATGACCGTCAACCCCCGGCTCGACACCTCGCCCGAGAACTATCCCGACTGGGGTCCGGACCGCACTACGGTCACGCCGGAGAACGTCGCGCAGAAGGTGCATCTGCGCGTCGAGCTGCAGACGTTGTTCCGCTTGCCGCGCTCGAACGCGATCCTGTTCGGGATCCGCTGCTACCTCATCAGTCTCCAGGACATCGAGCGTGTGGTGAAATGGCGCAACCGGCTGCACCGTGTACTCGCGACCCTGCCCCCGGAGCTGTCGGAGTACAAAGGTCT
- a CDS encoding NAD(P)/FAD-dependent oxidoreductase: MTKKRVAIIGAGPSGLAQLRAFETARRAGHEIPELVCFEKQANWGGLWNYTWRTGLDESGEPVHGSMYRYLWSNGPKECLEFADYSFEEHFGRPIPSYPPRAVLHDYIAGRVERSDVRKYIRFKTPVRWVGYSAETGKFTVTAKDLIADEHQVEEFDHVVVANGHFSVPNVPHFEGIDHFPGRVMHAHDFRVADEFAGKRLLMIGSSYSAEDIGTQCIKYGAKSITFSYRSKPMGFAWPEGFVEKPLVTRFEGKVAHFKDGSQAEVDAVILCTGYQHTYPFLPDELRLKTHNCLYPAGLYKGIFWLSNPKLIYLGMQDQYYTYNMFDAQAWYARDVMMGRITLPSREEQAADTAKWLAYQDTLTNPFEAIDFQTEYVRELLQATDYPHLDVDKVAGLFKEWEHHKMEGILTYRDRSYRSTITGTLSPAHHTTWMKAMDDSLEAFMSLPQAAE, encoded by the coding sequence ATGACGAAGAAGAGGGTGGCGATCATCGGGGCGGGGCCGAGCGGCCTTGCGCAGTTGCGGGCCTTCGAGACCGCGCGGCGGGCGGGGCACGAGATTCCGGAACTGGTCTGCTTCGAGAAGCAGGCGAACTGGGGCGGCCTGTGGAACTACACTTGGCGCACGGGCCTCGACGAGAGCGGCGAGCCGGTCCACGGCAGCATGTACCGCTACCTCTGGTCGAACGGCCCCAAGGAGTGCCTGGAATTCGCCGACTACTCTTTCGAGGAGCATTTCGGCCGTCCGATCCCGTCCTACCCACCGCGCGCCGTCCTTCACGACTACATCGCCGGCCGCGTCGAGCGCAGCGACGTGCGCAAGTACATCCGCTTCAAGACACCGGTCCGCTGGGTCGGCTACTCCGCGGAGACCGGCAAGTTCACGGTGACCGCGAAGGATCTGATCGCCGACGAGCACCAAGTCGAGGAGTTCGACCACGTCGTCGTCGCGAACGGCCATTTCTCCGTTCCGAACGTTCCGCATTTCGAGGGGATCGATCACTTCCCGGGGCGCGTCATGCACGCGCATGACTTCCGCGTCGCGGACGAGTTCGCCGGCAAGCGGCTGTTGATGATCGGTTCGAGCTACTCGGCCGAGGACATCGGCACGCAGTGCATCAAGTACGGCGCCAAATCGATCACCTTCAGCTACCGGTCGAAGCCGATGGGCTTTGCATGGCCGGAAGGTTTCGTCGAGAAGCCGCTCGTGACGAGGTTCGAAGGCAAGGTCGCTCACTTCAAGGACGGCTCGCAGGCCGAGGTCGACGCCGTCATCCTCTGCACCGGCTACCAGCACACATACCCGTTCCTGCCGGACGAGCTGCGCCTCAAGACGCATAACTGTCTCTACCCGGCCGGCCTCTACAAGGGCATCTTCTGGCTGTCGAACCCGAAGCTGATCTACCTCGGGATGCAGGACCAATACTACACCTACAACATGTTCGATGCCCAGGCGTGGTATGCGCGTGACGTCATGATGGGTCGGATCACCCTGCCGAGCCGCGAGGAACAGGCCGCCGATACCGCCAAGTGGCTTGCCTATCAGGACACGCTCACCAATCCGTTCGAGGCGATCGACTTCCAGACCGAGTACGTGCGCGAGCTCCTTCAGGCGACCGACTACCCGCATCTCGACGTCGACAAGGTCGCGGGCCTGTTCAAGGAGTGGGAGCACCACAAGATGGAAGGCATCCTGACCTATCGGGACCGGTCGTATCGCTCCACGATCACGGGAACGCTGTCGCCTGCCCACCACACGACGTGGATGAAGGCGATGGACGATTCTCTGGAAGCCTTCATGAGCCTGCCGCAAGCGGCCGAGTAA
- a CDS encoding PDR/VanB family oxidoreductase, producing MILDGTLSARVADIETLSPTLKRFRFAREDGGRFPVAPPGAHVQVTLRGPERVWRNAYSLVTPPDQRDRYEIIVRRVATSRGGSHFLHDVLKAGDTVELSAPASLFPIASLARRHILIGGGIGLTPFLSYLPALRARGAAFELHQFCAEDEAETFRNLLGDHEGTVEVHGSKDRSPPDLDSVLADRPLGTHVYACGPEGLMDAVAETALRLGWPACSIHRESFAPAAGGKPFDVHLAKSRRTIRVSAAQTLLEALETAGVEPPSLCRGGACGACLMPVLDGEPEHRDHVLSQAEKAAGRMIATCVSRAKSESLVLDL from the coding sequence ATGATCCTCGACGGCACCCTGTCGGCACGCGTGGCCGACATCGAAACGCTGAGCCCGACGCTGAAGCGCTTCCGCTTCGCGCGCGAGGACGGAGGGCGCTTTCCGGTCGCACCGCCGGGCGCCCATGTCCAGGTCACGCTCCGCGGGCCGGAACGGGTCTGGCGCAACGCGTACTCGCTCGTGACGCCGCCCGATCAGCGCGACCGTTACGAGATCATCGTCCGCAGGGTCGCGACGTCCCGCGGCGGCTCGCACTTCCTGCACGACGTGCTGAAGGCGGGCGACACGGTCGAGCTGAGTGCGCCGGCCAGCCTGTTTCCGATCGCCTCCCTGGCGCGCAGGCACATCCTCATCGGCGGCGGCATCGGCCTGACGCCGTTCCTGTCCTACCTGCCGGCCCTGAGGGCGCGCGGGGCAGCGTTCGAGCTCCACCAGTTCTGCGCCGAGGACGAAGCCGAGACCTTCCGGAACCTGCTCGGGGACCATGAGGGAACGGTCGAGGTTCACGGTTCGAAGGACCGGTCACCGCCCGATCTCGACAGCGTCCTCGCCGACCGGCCGCTCGGTACCCACGTCTACGCGTGCGGCCCGGAAGGCCTGATGGACGCCGTCGCCGAGACGGCGCTCCGGCTCGGCTGGCCCGCCTGCTCGATCCACCGCGAGAGCTTTGCCCCCGCCGCCGGCGGAAAGCCGTTCGACGTCCACCTCGCCAAATCTCGCAGAACGATCCGGGTCAGCGCCGCGCAGACGCTGCTCGAAGCGCTCGAGACGGCGGGGGTCGAGCCGCCCAGCCTGTGCCGCGGCGGCGCCTGCGGCGCCTGCCTGATGCCGGTGCTCGACGGTGAGCCCGAGCACCGGGACCACGTGCTCTCGCAGGCCGAGAAGGCCGCCGGGCGCATGATCGCCACCTGCGTGTCGCGGGCGAAATCGGAATCGCTCGTGCTGGATCTGTGA
- a CDS encoding DUF1989 domain-containing protein — protein MSLVARGGSGSIFELQAGDRLRIVDPEGLQPAFLYVQPGALNGRRATGSAEDAFLVSDDDVPADVRTIEAALRTRGLAASDLEKHILFPEESGPGSAFHATAASATVCVLVVPGAAMQPDAQNPPTDLRVEIEPATALDGRAPPPLAPPLLDRRVKAATAEAYTVKAGQYIQIIDVDGRQCADFLAFDAAELSEGREYGLDATTTRTLMGSSAPKPGLLSKYFDARMCPLVEVIQDTVGRHDTFMLACSAKYYEDMGYPGHSNCTDNFNAALGAYGVQPKKGWPAINFFYNTIPGTDDRITLDEPWSRPGDYVLLRALTDLVCATSSCADDIDPANGWEPTDIHVRVYDAASAFPKGMSHRMTPDAEPRLTRESGFHPRTSALTRKLEDYRGFWVPTCFNAAGPIEEYWACRERATIMDLSALRKFEIIGPDAEDLMQLAVTRNVRKLAVNQIVYTAMCNAHGGMIDDGTLFRIGRHNFRWVCGDEYSGLWLRKLAEERKLKVWIKSSTDQLHNVAVQGPRSRTILSGLVVTPPQEPTVDELKWFRFTVGRIGGIPVVVSRTGYTGELGYEVWCHPSQAPAIWDAIMEAGAPHGLMPMGLAALDMVRIEAGLVFAGHDFCDQTDPFEAGIGFTVPKDKPDPFVGSEAIARRRDNPHRRLVGLDVSGNEDVGHGDPVYDGRTQVGVVTSATRSPILGRTIALARLDVSAATEDRDVEIGKLDGHQKRIAAKLVAFPHFDPKKTRVRAEAPTPTPNPAPLDRETTPDKTATAGVPA, from the coding sequence ATGTCGCTCGTCGCGCGCGGAGGCTCCGGCTCCATCTTCGAACTGCAGGCGGGGGACCGTTTGCGGATCGTCGATCCCGAGGGGCTTCAGCCCGCCTTTCTGTACGTCCAGCCCGGCGCCCTGAACGGGCGGCGGGCGACCGGTTCTGCCGAAGACGCCTTCCTTGTGAGCGACGACGACGTGCCGGCGGATGTCCGGACGATCGAGGCGGCTTTGCGCACACGTGGCCTCGCCGCATCGGATCTCGAGAAGCACATCCTCTTTCCCGAGGAATCCGGGCCGGGCAGCGCCTTCCACGCGACCGCGGCGTCCGCGACCGTCTGCGTTCTGGTGGTTCCCGGCGCCGCGATGCAGCCGGATGCGCAGAATCCGCCGACCGACCTGCGCGTGGAGATCGAGCCGGCGACGGCGCTCGACGGGCGTGCCCCGCCGCCGCTCGCGCCGCCGCTTCTCGATCGGAGGGTCAAGGCCGCGACGGCGGAGGCCTATACGGTCAAGGCGGGGCAGTACATCCAGATCATCGACGTGGATGGCCGCCAGTGCGCCGACTTCCTCGCTTTCGACGCCGCCGAGCTGTCAGAGGGGCGGGAATACGGGCTCGACGCGACGACGACCCGCACCCTGATGGGCTCGTCGGCACCGAAGCCGGGCCTGCTGTCGAAGTATTTCGATGCACGCATGTGCCCTCTGGTCGAGGTCATCCAGGACACGGTCGGCCGCCACGATACATTCATGCTCGCCTGCTCGGCGAAGTATTACGAGGACATGGGCTATCCCGGCCACTCGAATTGCACCGACAACTTCAACGCTGCGCTCGGTGCGTATGGCGTGCAGCCGAAGAAGGGCTGGCCGGCGATCAATTTCTTCTACAACACGATCCCGGGCACCGATGACCGGATCACGCTGGACGAACCGTGGTCGCGACCGGGCGACTACGTGCTGCTGCGCGCGCTGACGGATCTCGTTTGCGCCACGTCATCCTGCGCGGACGACATCGATCCCGCCAACGGCTGGGAACCGACGGATATCCACGTTCGGGTCTACGACGCCGCGAGCGCCTTTCCAAAGGGTATGAGCCACCGCATGACCCCCGATGCCGAGCCGCGCCTGACCCGCGAGTCGGGCTTCCACCCGCGCACCTCCGCCCTGACGCGAAAGCTCGAGGATTACCGCGGCTTCTGGGTTCCGACCTGCTTCAACGCCGCCGGGCCGATCGAGGAATACTGGGCGTGCCGCGAGCGGGCGACGATCATGGACCTGTCCGCGCTGCGGAAGTTCGAGATCATCGGGCCGGATGCCGAGGATCTGATGCAACTCGCGGTTACCCGCAACGTCCGCAAGCTCGCCGTCAACCAGATCGTCTACACCGCGATGTGCAACGCGCACGGCGGCATGATCGACGACGGCACGCTGTTCCGCATCGGCCGGCACAACTTCCGCTGGGTCTGCGGCGACGAGTATTCCGGCCTCTGGCTCCGCAAGCTCGCGGAGGAGCGCAAGCTCAAGGTCTGGATCAAGAGCTCGACCGACCAGTTGCACAACGTCGCCGTGCAGGGGCCGCGATCGCGCACGATCCTGTCGGGCCTCGTCGTGACGCCGCCGCAGGAGCCCACGGTCGACGAGCTGAAGTGGTTCCGGTTCACCGTGGGACGGATCGGCGGCATCCCGGTCGTGGTCTCGCGGACCGGCTACACGGGCGAACTCGGCTACGAGGTGTGGTGCCACCCGAGCCAAGCTCCGGCGATCTGGGACGCGATCATGGAGGCCGGGGCGCCGCACGGGCTGATGCCGATGGGGCTGGCCGCGCTCGACATGGTGCGGATCGAAGCCGGTCTCGTCTTCGCCGGCCACGACTTCTGCGACCAGACCGATCCGTTCGAGGCGGGGATCGGCTTCACGGTTCCGAAGGACAAGCCGGACCCGTTCGTCGGCTCGGAGGCGATCGCGCGCAGACGCGACAATCCGCATCGCCGTCTGGTCGGCCTCGACGTTTCCGGCAACGAGGATGTCGGCCATGGGGACCCGGTCTACGACGGGCGTACGCAGGTGGGCGTGGTCACCAGCGCAACACGCTCGCCGATCCTCGGCAGGACGATCGCCCTGGCCCGCCTCGACGTGTCGGCCGCGACCGAGGACCGGGACGTCGAGATCGGGAAGCTCGACGGGCATCAGAAACGGATCGCGGCGAAACTCGTCGCTTTCCCGCATTTCGACCCGAAGAAGACCCGCGTCCGCGCCGAGGCGCCGACGCCCACGCCAAATCCGGCGCCGCTCGACCGCGAAACGACGCCGGACAAGACCGCTACGGCGGGCGTTCCGGCTTGA
- a CDS encoding LuxR C-terminal-related transcriptional regulator, protein MSDETSPGEPIKLTDTQWFRALGDVATSIGTESFHRHLLSLLRRCIRNDSGWIIRYSRVSPPDVLYTSGVSQNIVDFYNNNCLRIDPFSLTWKNTGINGVLTLSELNKTSPEAIIYSNIFKPAANISDELGMFFSTVGHCCFGLFLERERGFFSRADIRRAELIFPALEGYHRSHLGLLFNTLRYTNGTEAGDLTNRPTLIRDRHKVDVFSNTSWRQAVEADASLVPLLEGFDPIGGVQSLCSRDYILTSEAFDRDFSLAPGGRIFMLQPRAQLQDEGANHQAVADMLSALTPRERDILSLTMSGQSTGQIAQHLKITKGTVKNCKLRLYRKVGVSSERDLIRMFGKLYNT, encoded by the coding sequence ATGAGCGATGAGACCTCCCCCGGCGAGCCGATCAAGCTGACCGACACACAATGGTTTCGCGCGCTCGGCGACGTCGCGACCTCGATCGGTACGGAGAGCTTTCATCGGCACCTCCTTTCTCTGCTCCGGCGGTGCATCAGAAATGACTCGGGCTGGATTATCCGTTATTCCAGAGTGTCTCCTCCAGATGTTTTGTATACGTCCGGAGTTTCACAGAACATTGTCGATTTTTACAATAATAACTGCCTAAGAATTGACCCTTTTTCTCTAACTTGGAAAAATACTGGCATAAATGGTGTTTTGACCCTGTCGGAACTGAACAAAACTAGCCCGGAAGCAATTATATACAGTAATATCTTCAAGCCTGCAGCAAACATATCCGACGAGCTTGGGATGTTCTTTTCGACGGTCGGGCATTGCTGCTTCGGGCTGTTTCTCGAGCGTGAGCGTGGTTTTTTCTCACGGGCGGACATCAGGCGCGCGGAGCTGATCTTTCCGGCGCTCGAAGGCTATCACCGCAGCCATCTCGGGCTGCTGTTCAACACCCTCCGCTACACCAACGGCACCGAGGCGGGCGACCTGACCAACAGGCCGACCCTGATCCGTGACAGGCACAAGGTCGACGTCTTCTCGAACACGTCCTGGAGGCAGGCGGTCGAGGCGGACGCGTCCCTGGTACCGCTCCTGGAGGGGTTCGACCCGATCGGGGGCGTGCAGAGCCTCTGTTCGCGAGACTACATCCTGACCTCGGAGGCGTTCGACCGGGATTTCTCGCTGGCGCCGGGCGGCCGGATCTTCATGCTGCAGCCGAGGGCCCAGCTTCAGGACGAAGGAGCGAACCATCAGGCCGTCGCCGACATGCTCTCGGCCCTCACCCCCCGGGAGCGGGACATTCTCAGCCTGACGATGAGCGGTCAGAGTACAGGGCAGATCGCGCAGCACCTGAAGATCACCAAGGGAACGGTCAAGAACTGCAAGCTGCGTCTCTACCGGAAGGTCGGCGTCAGCTCGGAGCGCGATCTCATCCGGATGTTCGGCAAGCTTTACAATACATGA
- a CDS encoding aminomethyltransferase family protein yields the protein MSDKDLPRQSALNERHLALGSKLDAEWNGMPIPQTYDTDRYEETSIVRSRAGLFDVSGLRIVNVSGPDAEAMLNAMLTSDVSKIAPGHSAISNIVDENGSLIDDVLVYRDGPQAFRVSHGGGSLEEVLPNFTEGRDVRAGRDDDIHILSLQGPLALDILEPHTPFDLAGLKYFAHARTTLFGREVSLARGGYSAERGYEVFCAARDAVAIWDAIMDAGKPFGIAAASWDCLDIVRVEGGLLFFPFDMPKPDTTPWEVGVDWTVDLDKPDFHGKAALVARKGRERFRQVGLEILHDQAVAPGSTITKDGRAVGTVNSTTYSRHLMKSLGLAHLPPELAALGTEVQVEGEHGPLVATVVRTPFYDPMRLRTHPAEERGAA from the coding sequence ATGAGCGACAAAGATCTTCCGCGCCAATCGGCCCTCAACGAGCGTCATCTGGCGCTCGGCTCCAAGCTCGACGCCGAATGGAACGGGATGCCGATCCCGCAGACCTACGACACCGACCGCTACGAGGAGACCAGCATCGTCCGCTCGCGCGCGGGTCTCTTCGACGTGTCGGGCCTGCGCATCGTCAACGTCTCGGGTCCGGACGCGGAGGCGATGCTGAACGCCATGCTGACCAGCGACGTGAGCAAGATCGCCCCCGGCCACTCGGCGATCAGCAACATCGTGGACGAGAACGGATCGCTCATCGACGACGTGCTCGTCTACCGCGACGGTCCGCAGGCGTTCCGCGTCTCGCATGGGGGCGGCAGCCTCGAAGAGGTGCTTCCGAACTTCACCGAGGGGCGCGACGTGCGCGCCGGGCGCGACGACGACATCCACATCCTCTCGCTGCAGGGCCCGCTGGCGCTCGACATCCTCGAGCCGCACACGCCCTTCGACCTCGCGGGTCTGAAGTACTTCGCGCACGCGCGCACCACGCTGTTCGGCCGCGAGGTCTCCCTCGCCCGGGGCGGCTACTCGGCGGAGCGCGGCTACGAGGTGTTCTGCGCCGCCAGGGACGCCGTGGCGATCTGGGATGCGATCATGGACGCGGGCAAGCCCTTCGGCATCGCCGCCGCCTCGTGGGACTGTCTCGATATCGTGCGCGTCGAGGGCGGGCTGCTGTTCTTCCCCTTCGACATGCCCAAGCCCGACACCACTCCGTGGGAGGTCGGCGTCGACTGGACGGTCGATCTCGACAAGCCGGACTTCCACGGCAAGGCGGCGCTCGTGGCGCGGAAGGGCCGGGAGCGTTTCCGGCAGGTCGGGCTCGAGATCCTGCACGACCAGGCGGTAGCGCCCGGATCGACGATCACGAAGGACGGGCGCGCGGTCGGCACCGTCAACAGCACGACCTACAGCCGGCACCTGATGAAGTCTCTCGGTCTCGCGCACCTGCCGCCGGAGCTCGCGGCGCTCGGGACCGAGGTGCAGGTCGAGGGCGAGCACGGCCCGCTCGTCGCGACCGTCGTGCGCACCCCCTTCTACGACCCGATGCGGCTGCGCACCCATCCGGCCGAGGAGCGCGGGGCCGCCTGA
- a CDS encoding dimethylamine monooxygenase subunit DmmA family protein, with protein sequence MSDQGIKSRPTYDTLRVDPTGLRHLLVSDSPDDAIEASPAADDAIEVWIVVPRGAEGRTVGFSDRRRCFRSPAHLIGRLAERLRHERMGLRLYASGTETFLWDVHGAAQRAGMSKQEVFLAQTGSHARRVQCVHCKTFNEGVTTTIVRCDGCGANLFVRDHFSRRLAAFMGVKADAEVPGDVPPAEQAYP encoded by the coding sequence ATGTCCGACCAGGGGATCAAGAGCAGACCCACATACGACACGCTGCGCGTCGATCCGACGGGTCTGCGCCACCTGCTGGTCTCCGATTCACCTGACGACGCGATCGAGGCGTCGCCCGCTGCGGACGACGCGATCGAGGTTTGGATCGTCGTCCCGCGCGGCGCGGAGGGACGCACGGTCGGATTTTCGGACCGGCGGCGCTGCTTCCGTTCGCCCGCGCATCTGATCGGGCGCCTCGCGGAACGCCTCCGGCACGAGCGCATGGGCCTGCGCCTCTACGCGAGCGGAACCGAGACGTTCCTCTGGGACGTGCACGGTGCCGCCCAGCGCGCGGGGATGAGCAAGCAGGAGGTGTTCCTCGCGCAGACCGGCTCGCACGCGCGGCGCGTCCAGTGCGTCCACTGCAAGACCTTCAACGAGGGCGTGACGACGACCATCGTGCGCTGCGACGGCTGTGGCGCCAACCTCTTCGTGCGCGATCACTTCTCGCGGCGCCTCGCCGCCTTCATGGGGGTGAAGGCGGATGCAGAGGTGCCCGGCGACGTTCCTCCCGCCGAGCAGGCCTACCCATGA
- a CDS encoding transposase: MVLQAGLDEVARFLERADPPSRQDATPVRRALAGIAWHLRTGGGWRALPAGFPPWRTVYGWFRRWIEKGLFESLMRALARRQRRRCGRRPEPRLAIIDTQSIKCLGVRGPRGYDGAKKLVGRKRVALVDAEGCTGPSPAADNAGRPSRSLAACARHVPGSGLQATHGRRHVAASR, translated from the coding sequence ATGGTGCTGCAAGCAGGCTTGGACGAGGTGGCTCGCTTCTTGGAACGAGCCGATCCGCCCAGCCGTCAGGATGCGACGCCCGTGCGCCGGGCGCTGGCGGGGATCGCCTGGCACCTGCGGACGGGCGGAGGGTGGCGGGCGCTGCCGGCTGGCTTTCCGCCCTGGCGCACGGTCTACGGCTGGTTCCGGCGCTGGATCGAGAAGGGGCTGTTCGAGAGCCTGATGCGCGCTCTGGCGCGCCGACAGCGGCGGCGCTGTGGGCGTCGACCAGAACCACGGCTGGCCATCATCGACACGCAAAGCATCAAGTGCCTCGGGGTGCGCGGACCGCGCGGCTACGATGGCGCCAAGAAGCTGGTCGGCCGCAAACGCGTGGCGCTGGTGGATGCCGAAGGATGCACCGGGCCCTCTCCGGCGGCGGACAATGCCGGCCGGCCATCGAGGTCGCTGGCCGCCTGTGCCCGTCACGTTCCCGGATCCGGCCTTCAGGCTACCCACGGCCGCCGGCATGTCGCAGCCTCTCGATAG